From a single Streptomyces misionensis genomic region:
- a CDS encoding acetate kinase, with product MTATRVLVLNSGSSSLKYQLLDMRDASRLAVGLVERIGEQTSRIEHTCVPGGETREQNGPIADHDAALKAVAGELARDGVGLDSPDLLAIGHRVVHGGMFFTEPTVIDDGVITEIERLIPVAPLHNPANLTGIRTARALRPDLPQVAVFDTAFHTTMPESAARYAIDPRIADRYRVRRYGFHGTSHAYVSRAAARLLGKDPSEANVIVLHLGNGASASAVERGRCVDTSMGLTPLEGLVMGTRSGDLDPAVIFHLARVGGMSMDEIDTLLNKRSGLFGLCGDNDMREIRRRIDEGDEEAALAFDIYIHRLKKYIGAYFAVLGKVDAIVFTAGVGENAAPVREAAIAGLEGLGAAVDPELNAVRDGRARLISPASARVAVAVVPTDEELEIATQTYALVGKSN from the coding sequence GTGACCGCGACCCGTGTCCTCGTCCTCAACTCCGGTTCCTCCTCGCTGAAGTACCAGCTGCTCGACATGCGGGACGCGAGCCGGCTCGCCGTCGGGCTGGTCGAGCGGATCGGCGAGCAGACCTCCCGGATCGAGCACACCTGCGTCCCCGGCGGCGAGACGCGGGAGCAGAACGGCCCGATCGCCGACCACGACGCGGCGCTCAAGGCGGTCGCCGGGGAGCTGGCCCGGGACGGCGTGGGCCTCGACTCGCCGGACCTGCTCGCGATCGGGCACCGGGTGGTGCACGGCGGGATGTTCTTCACCGAGCCCACGGTGATCGACGACGGGGTGATCACCGAGATCGAGCGGCTGATCCCGGTCGCCCCGCTGCACAACCCGGCCAATCTGACCGGCATCCGCACCGCCCGGGCGCTCCGTCCCGACCTGCCGCAGGTCGCCGTGTTCGACACCGCGTTCCACACCACCATGCCGGAGTCGGCCGCGCGCTACGCGATCGACCCGAGGATCGCCGACCGCTACCGCGTGCGCCGCTACGGCTTCCACGGCACCTCGCACGCCTATGTCTCGCGGGCGGCGGCGCGGCTGCTGGGCAAGGACCCGTCCGAGGCGAACGTGATCGTGCTGCACCTCGGCAACGGCGCCTCGGCCTCCGCCGTGGAGCGGGGCCGGTGCGTGGACACCTCCATGGGACTGACGCCTTTGGAGGGCCTGGTGATGGGTACGCGATCCGGTGATCTGGACCCGGCCGTCATCTTCCATTTGGCACGGGTTGGCGGAATGTCCATGGACGAGATCGACACTCTTCTCAACAAGAGGAGCGGACTGTTCGGTCTGTGCGGGGACAACGACATGCGCGAGATCCGCCGCCGGATCGACGAGGGCGACGAAGAGGCCGCTCTCGCCTTCGACATTTACATTCACCGGCTCAAGAAGTACATCGGCGCTTATTTCGCCGTCCTCGGGAAGGTGGACGCGATCGTCTTCACCGCCGGGGTCGGCGAGAACGCGGCGCCCGTGCGGGAGGCGGCGATCGCGGGCCTGGAGGGGCTGGGCGCGGCGGTCGACCCGGAGCTGAACGCCGTGCGCGACGGGCGGGCACGGCTGATTTCGCCGGCGTCCGCGCGGGTGGCCGTGGCCGTGGTGCCGACGGATGAAGAACTGGAGATCGCGACGCAGACCTATGCGCTGGTCGGAAAGAGCAATTGA
- the pta gene encoding phosphate acetyltransferase: MTRSVYVTGIDRGDGRQVVELGVMELLTRQADRVGVFRPLVHDGPDRMFDLLRARYRLSQDPATVVGMDYREASALQAERGTDELVSALVDRFHRLARDYDVVLVLGTDYAATQLPDELALNARLANEFGASVLPVVGGRAHSAESVRAEVRNAYRAYHGLGCDVLAMIANRVAREDRDDLAARLSSRLPVPCYVLPDEPALSAPTVAQIAQALDAKVLLGDDSGLARDTLDFVFGGAMLPNFLPALTPGCLVVTPGDRADLVVGALAAHSAGTPPIAGVLLTLDEVPSEEILTLAARLAPGTPVLSVRGNSFPTAERLFSLEGRMTAATPRKAETALGLFERHVDTVDLASRVAASSGDRVTPMMFEHKLLERARADRRRVVLPEGTEERVLHAAEVLMRRGVCELTLLGPVDRIRKQAADLGIDLGDTRLIDPATSELRDAFAEKYAALRAHKGVTVELAYDVVSDVNYFGTLMVEEGLADGMVSGSVHSTAATIRPAFEIIKTRPEASIVSSVFFMCLADKVLVYGDCAVNPDPDAEQLADIAVQSAVTAARFGVEPRIAMLSYSTGTSGSGADVDKVRAATELVRARRPDLKIEGPIQYDAAVEPSVAATKLPGSEVAGQATVLIFPDLNTGNNTYKAVQRSAGAIAVGPVLQGLRKPVNDLSRGALVQDIVTTVAITAIQAQTSADRAESVPVP; the protein is encoded by the coding sequence GTGACGCGCAGCGTGTACGTGACCGGCATCGACCGGGGCGACGGCCGCCAGGTCGTGGAGCTGGGGGTCATGGAACTCCTGACCCGGCAGGCCGACCGGGTGGGCGTCTTCCGTCCGCTCGTGCACGACGGGCCCGACCGGATGTTCGACCTGCTGCGGGCGCGCTACCGCCTCTCCCAGGACCCCGCGACCGTGGTCGGCATGGACTACCGCGAGGCGTCCGCGCTCCAGGCCGAGCGCGGCACCGACGAGCTGGTCTCCGCCCTCGTCGACCGCTTCCACCGGCTGGCCCGCGACTACGACGTGGTCCTCGTCCTCGGCACCGACTACGCCGCCACCCAGCTCCCGGACGAGCTGGCCCTCAACGCCCGCCTCGCCAACGAGTTCGGCGCCTCCGTGCTCCCGGTGGTCGGCGGCCGCGCCCACTCCGCCGAGTCGGTGCGCGCGGAGGTCCGCAACGCCTATAGGGCCTACCACGGCCTCGGCTGCGACGTGCTCGCGATGATCGCCAACCGGGTGGCCCGGGAGGACCGCGACGACCTCGCCGCACGGCTGTCCTCCCGGCTTCCGGTGCCCTGCTACGTGCTGCCCGACGAGCCCGCGCTGTCCGCGCCGACCGTCGCCCAGATCGCCCAGGCCCTCGACGCCAAGGTGCTGCTCGGCGACGACTCCGGGCTCGCCCGGGACACCCTCGACTTCGTCTTCGGCGGCGCGATGCTGCCGAACTTCCTGCCCGCGCTGACCCCGGGCTGCCTGGTCGTCACCCCCGGCGACCGCGCCGACCTGGTCGTCGGCGCGCTGGCCGCGCACAGCGCCGGCACCCCGCCCATAGCCGGTGTGCTGCTCACCCTGGACGAGGTGCCGAGCGAGGAGATCCTCACCCTGGCGGCCCGGCTCGCCCCCGGCACCCCGGTGCTGTCCGTGCGCGGCAACAGCTTCCCGACGGCCGAGCGGCTGTTCTCGCTGGAGGGCCGGATGACGGCCGCCACCCCGCGCAAGGCGGAGACCGCGCTGGGCCTGTTCGAGCGCCATGTCGACACCGTGGACCTGGCGAGCCGGGTCGCGGCGTCCAGCGGCGACCGGGTCACCCCGATGATGTTCGAGCACAAGCTGCTGGAGCGGGCCCGCGCCGACCGGCGCCGGGTGGTGCTGCCGGAGGGCACCGAGGAGCGGGTGCTGCACGCGGCCGAGGTGCTGATGCGCCGGGGCGTGTGCGAGCTGACCCTGCTGGGGCCCGTCGACCGGATCCGCAAGCAGGCCGCCGACCTCGGCATCGACCTCGGCGACACCCGGCTGATCGACCCGGCCACCTCCGAGCTGCGCGACGCCTTCGCCGAGAAGTACGCGGCCCTGCGCGCCCACAAGGGCGTCACGGTCGAGCTGGCGTACGACGTGGTCTCGGACGTGAACTACTTCGGCACCCTGATGGTCGAGGAGGGCCTGGCCGACGGCATGGTCTCCGGTTCGGTGCACTCCACGGCGGCCACCATCCGCCCGGCCTTCGAGATCATCAAGACCCGCCCGGAGGCCTCGATCGTCTCCTCGGTGTTCTTCATGTGCCTGGCCGACAAGGTGCTGGTCTACGGCGACTGCGCGGTCAACCCGGACCCGGACGCCGAGCAGCTGGCGGACATCGCCGTCCAGTCGGCCGTCACCGCGGCCCGGTTCGGGGTGGAGCCGCGGATCGCGATGCTGTCGTACTCCACGGGCACCTCCGGCTCGGGCGCCGACGTCGACAAGGTGCGCGCGGCCACCGAACTGGTGCGGGCCCGCCGGCCCGACCTGAAGATCGAGGGGCCGATCCAGTACGACGCGGCGGTGGAGCCGTCCGTCGCCGCCACCAAGCTTCCCGGCTCCGAGGTCGCCGGACAGGCCACCGTGCTGATCTTCCCGGACCTCAACACCGGCAACAACACCTACAAGGCCGTGCAGCGCTCGGCCGGCGCGATCGCCGTCGGCCCGGTCCTCCAGGGGCTGCGCAAGCCGGTCAACGACCTGTCCCGGGGCGCCCTGGTGCAGGACATCGTGACGACCGTGGCCATCACCGCCATCCAGGCCCAGACATCCGCCGACCGAGCAGAGAGCGTGCCCGTACCGTGA
- a CDS encoding ATP-dependent 6-phosphofructokinase, which yields MRIGVLTAGGDCPGLNAVIRSVVHRAVTQYDDEIIGFEDGYRGLLDRHYRTLDLDAVGGILALGGTILGSSRLERDRLREACERATDMAEEFGIDALIPIGGEGTLTAARMLSDAGLPVVGVPKTIDNDISSTDRTFGFDTAVGVATEAMDRLKTTAESHQRVMVVEVMGRHAGWIALESGMAAGAHGICLPERPFDPADLVKMVEERFARGKKFAVICVAEGAHPAEGTMDYGKGEIDQYGHERFQGIGTALAYELERRLGKEAKPVILGHVQRGGVPTAYDRVLATRFGWHAVEAAHRGDFGKMTALRGTDVVMVPLAEAVTELKTVPKSRMEEAESVF from the coding sequence ATGCGCATCGGAGTACTCACCGCGGGCGGCGACTGCCCCGGCCTCAACGCCGTGATCCGTTCGGTCGTGCACCGGGCGGTGACGCAGTACGACGACGAGATCATCGGTTTCGAGGACGGCTACCGGGGTCTGCTGGACCGCCACTACCGGACCCTCGACCTGGACGCGGTCGGCGGCATCCTGGCCCTCGGCGGCACCATCCTCGGCTCGTCCCGCCTGGAGCGCGACCGGCTCCGGGAGGCCTGTGAGCGGGCCACCGACATGGCCGAGGAGTTCGGCATCGACGCGCTGATCCCGATCGGCGGCGAGGGCACCCTGACGGCGGCCCGGATGCTGTCCGACGCGGGGCTGCCGGTCGTCGGTGTGCCCAAGACGATCGACAACGACATCTCCTCCACCGACCGCACCTTCGGCTTCGACACCGCCGTCGGGGTCGCCACCGAGGCGATGGACCGGCTGAAGACCACCGCCGAGTCCCACCAGCGCGTGATGGTCGTCGAGGTCATGGGGCGGCACGCGGGCTGGATCGCCCTGGAGTCCGGCATGGCCGCCGGCGCCCACGGCATCTGCCTGCCCGAGCGGCCCTTCGACCCGGCCGACCTGGTCAAGATGGTCGAGGAGCGCTTCGCCCGCGGCAAGAAGTTCGCCGTCATCTGCGTCGCCGAGGGCGCCCACCCGGCCGAGGGCACCATGGACTACGGCAAGGGCGAGATCGACCAGTACGGCCACGAGCGCTTCCAGGGCATCGGCACCGCGCTGGCGTACGAGCTGGAGCGGCGCCTCGGCAAGGAGGCCAAGCCGGTCATCCTCGGCCATGTGCAGCGCGGCGGCGTGCCCACCGCGTACGACCGCGTCCTCGCCACCCGCTTCGGCTGGCACGCCGTGGAGGCCGCCCACCGCGGGGACTTCGGCAAGATGACCGCCCTGCGCGGCACCGACGTCGTGATGGTCCCGCTGGCGGAGGCGGTCACCGAGCTGAAGACGGTCCCGAAGAGCCGGATGGAGGAGGCGGAGTCGGTCTTCTGA
- a CDS encoding carbohydrate ABC transporter permease, with translation MARSRPARRLAADACLLLVAAAFALPLAWVVLAAVDPHAGLRVRLPHPLTLGNFRAILTPDITYTPMLNSLVLCGFATALTVACAALAAYPLSRFRSRLNRPFLLTILFATSLPITAIMVPVYALFVRVNLIDTFEGTILFFAATQLPFAIWLTKNFMDGVPRELEEAAWTDGASPLQSLLRIVLPLMGPGLAVVTVFSFVMMWGNFFVPFMLLLSPDRMPASVSVNDFFGNRGMVAYGQLAAFSVVYSTPVILLYALVARRLGNGFALGGAVKG, from the coding sequence ATGGCCCGCTCCCGCCCCGCCCGCAGGCTCGCCGCGGACGCCTGTCTGCTGCTGGTGGCCGCCGCGTTCGCGCTGCCGCTGGCCTGGGTGGTACTGGCCGCCGTGGACCCACACGCCGGTCTGCGGGTGCGGCTCCCGCACCCGCTCACCCTGGGCAACTTCCGGGCGATCCTGACCCCGGACATCACCTACACCCCGATGCTCAACAGCCTGGTGCTGTGCGGGTTCGCCACCGCGCTGACCGTCGCCTGCGCCGCGCTGGCCGCCTATCCGCTGTCGCGGTTCCGCTCCCGGCTCAACCGGCCGTTCCTGCTGACGATCCTGTTCGCCACCAGCCTGCCCATCACGGCGATCATGGTGCCGGTCTACGCGCTGTTCGTGCGGGTGAACCTGATCGACACCTTCGAGGGCACGATCCTGTTCTTCGCCGCCACCCAGCTCCCGTTCGCCATCTGGCTGACGAAGAACTTCATGGACGGGGTGCCGAGGGAGCTGGAGGAGGCGGCCTGGACCGACGGGGCCTCCCCGCTCCAGTCGCTGCTGCGGATCGTGCTGCCGCTGATGGGGCCGGGCCTCGCCGTCGTCACGGTGTTCTCGTTCGTGATGATGTGGGGGAACTTCTTCGTCCCCTTCATGCTGCTGCTCAGCCCGGACCGGATGCCGGCCTCGGTCAGCGTCAACGACTTCTTCGGCAACCGCGGCATGGTCGCCTACGGGCAGTTGGCCGCCTTCTCCGTCGTCTACTCGACCCCGGTGATCCTGCTCTACGCGCTGGTCGCCCGCCGCCTGGGCAACGGCTTCGCGCTGGGCGGCGCGGTCAAGGGCTGA
- a CDS encoding carbohydrate ABC transporter permease, producing the protein MRQRLTRTLPVAPAVVLLLLFLAGPIAYCVLIAFTDLQLTGQAHSSFVGLANFRRAFGDAGFLNAVWLTLVFTVLSSIVGQNTLGLALAALMRRASRPVRAVTGAVVVTAWVLPEVVAGFLLYAFFRREGTLDAVLGWLHLPRQNWLYTLPILAVSFANVWRGTAFSMLVYSAALDEIPAEITEAAEVDGAGGWRRLWHVTLPMIRRSIGTNLMLNTLQTLSVFGLIWVMTRGGPGDRSQTLPLFMYEQAFQNSMIGYGTAVALLLLLVGSLFSVVYLRLLRTEV; encoded by the coding sequence GTGAGGCAGCGGCTCACCCGGACGCTCCCGGTCGCGCCCGCCGTCGTCCTGCTGCTGCTCTTCCTCGCCGGACCCATCGCCTACTGCGTCCTCATCGCCTTCACCGATCTGCAGCTGACCGGCCAGGCGCACTCCTCCTTCGTGGGGCTCGCCAACTTCCGCCGGGCCTTCGGGGACGCCGGTTTCCTCAACGCGGTATGGCTGACGCTGGTGTTCACCGTGCTGTCCTCGATCGTCGGGCAGAACACCCTGGGGCTCGCGCTGGCCGCGCTGATGAGGCGGGCGTCGCGGCCGGTGCGGGCGGTGACCGGCGCGGTGGTGGTCACCGCCTGGGTGCTGCCGGAGGTGGTCGCGGGGTTCCTGCTGTACGCGTTCTTCCGGCGCGAGGGCACCCTGGACGCCGTCCTCGGCTGGCTCCACCTGCCCCGCCAGAACTGGCTGTACACGCTGCCGATCCTCGCGGTGTCGTTCGCCAACGTGTGGCGCGGGACCGCGTTCTCGATGCTGGTCTACTCGGCGGCGCTGGACGAGATCCCGGCCGAGATCACGGAGGCCGCCGAGGTGGACGGGGCGGGCGGCTGGCGGCGGCTGTGGCACGTCACCCTGCCGATGATCCGCCGCTCCATCGGCACCAACCTCATGCTCAACACCCTCCAGACCCTCTCGGTGTTCGGGCTGATCTGGGTGATGACACGGGGCGGTCCGGGCGACAGGAGCCAGACCCTGCCGCTGTTCATGTACGAACAGGCCTTCCAGAACAGCATGATCGGCTACGGCACCGCGGTCGCCCTGCTCCTGCTGCTGGTCGGCTCCCTGTTCTCGGTCGTGTACCTGCGGCTGCTGCGGACGGAGGTCTGA